A single genomic interval of Nostoc commune NIES-4072 harbors:
- the cbiD gene encoding cobalt-precorrin-5B (C(1))-methyltransferase CbiD, whose amino-acid sequence MSRSGYTLPVFACAAAVAALHWLRDRQPLTLASIDLIEPAQIAEIPIEQVAGLSENTALAITRSDPGDNLDLTKDTPIWGLVEWREEGDDAVIIKGGEGIGRQVNADDKPAIYAYAQKLLQENLQRMLVPGEKITVTIILPEGRSLAVRTSNSAFGVVEGLSLLGTTGISQPLSTPDQLAIFRAELQNKASRFESLVFCIGENGLDLARKLGINPEQLVKTANWLGPMLVEADVLGVKEILLFGYHGKLMKLAGGIFHTHHYLADGRREILAAHCAIAGLKSPDIQAVFNSATAEAALTYLKSLDASTGSDWVNQVYNAIAETIDVRSQEYIQSHSERGTVSTICGSILFDRDRKIIVKSKTAGLLMGKLC is encoded by the coding sequence ATGTCCCGTTCTGGATACACACTTCCCGTCTTTGCCTGCGCTGCTGCTGTTGCAGCTTTACACTGGTTACGCGATCGCCAACCCCTAACTTTAGCATCTATAGATTTGATTGAACCCGCTCAAATCGCAGAAATCCCCATTGAACAGGTAGCAGGATTATCTGAGAATACAGCTTTAGCAATCACTCGCAGCGATCCTGGTGATAATCTTGATTTGACTAAAGATACACCGATTTGGGGGCTGGTGGAGTGGAGGGAAGAGGGTGATGATGCTGTAATTATTAAAGGTGGGGAAGGAATTGGCAGACAGGTGAATGCTGACGACAAGCCAGCTATTTATGCCTATGCTCAAAAGCTGTTGCAAGAGAATTTGCAACGAATGCTAGTACCTGGGGAAAAAATCACGGTGACGATTATTCTACCCGAAGGGCGATCGCTGGCTGTTCGCACTTCAAATTCTGCTTTTGGTGTGGTTGAAGGACTTTCCCTTTTAGGCACAACTGGCATTTCTCAACCCTTAAGTACACCAGATCAGCTTGCAATTTTCCGGGCGGAATTACAAAATAAAGCCAGTCGTTTTGAAAGTTTAGTATTCTGTATCGGCGAAAATGGCCTAGATTTAGCGCGTAAACTAGGGATTAATCCTGAACAATTGGTCAAAACTGCTAACTGGCTTGGCCCAATGTTGGTAGAAGCTGATGTGCTAGGCGTAAAAGAAATCTTATTATTTGGCTATCACGGTAAGCTGATGAAACTGGCTGGAGGGATTTTTCACACTCATCACTATTTGGCTGATGGAAGACGGGAAATTTTGGCAGCGCACTGTGCGATCGCTGGTTTAAAATCACCAGATATCCAAGCTGTGTTTAACAGTGCAACCGCCGAAGCCGCATTAACATACCTAAAATCGCTAGATGCTTCAACTGGTAGTGATTGGGTAAATCAAGTTTACAATGCGATCGCCGAAACCATCGATGTTCGTTCTCAAGAATACATCCAAAGCCATAGCGAAAGGGGCACAGTAAGTACAATCTGTGGCTCGATTCTCTTTGATCGCGATCGCAAAATTATCGTGAAGAGTAAAACTGCTGGTCTGTTGATGGGAAAATTATGTTAA
- the guaA gene encoding glutamine-hydrolyzing GMP synthase — protein sequence MNTAVIPTEQAPQTLENFGRLDRQLIIILDFGSQYSELIARRIRETQVYSEVLSYRTTSEQLRQLNPKGIILSGGPSSVYGDNAPHCDPEIWNLGIPVLGVCYGMQLMVNQLGGEVAKADRGEYGKASLYIDDPTDLLTNVEDGTTMWMSHGDSVIQMPSGFELLAHTENTPCAAIADHEKKLYGVQFHPEVVHSIGGIALIRNFVYHICDCEPTWTTAAFVEEAIREIRARVGDKRVLLALSGGVDSSTLAFLLYKAIGDQLTCVFIDQGFMRKYEPERLVKLFQEQFHIPVEYVNARDRFLAKVADITDPEEKRRRIGHEFIAVFEETSKRLGHFDYLAQGTLYPDVIESADTNVDPQTGERVAVKIKSHHNVGGLPKDLRFKLVEPLRKLFKDEVRKVGRSIGLPEEIVQRQPFPGPGLAIRILGEVTSERLNILRDADLIVRQEINQRGMYHDFWQAFAVLLPIRSVGVMGDQRTYAYPIVLRIVTSEDGMTADWARVPYDVLEVISTRIVNEVKGVNRVVYDITSKPPGTIEWE from the coding sequence ATGAACACAGCGGTGATACCAACAGAACAAGCGCCCCAAACATTAGAAAATTTTGGGAGACTTGATCGCCAATTGATTATAATTCTGGACTTCGGCTCTCAATATTCTGAGTTGATTGCCCGTCGCATCCGCGAGACTCAAGTATACTCGGAAGTTTTATCCTATCGCACTACTTCTGAACAATTGCGCCAACTCAATCCCAAGGGAATCATTCTCTCAGGTGGCCCAAGTTCGGTTTATGGTGATAACGCTCCCCATTGTGACCCAGAAATCTGGAATTTGGGAATACCCGTTTTGGGTGTTTGCTATGGGATGCAGCTAATGGTAAACCAACTCGGTGGGGAAGTGGCAAAGGCTGACCGAGGTGAGTACGGCAAAGCATCATTATATATTGATGATCCCACAGATTTGCTCACTAACGTCGAAGATGGCACTACCATGTGGATGAGTCATGGAGACTCAGTTATCCAAATGCCTTCAGGGTTTGAATTGCTGGCACATACAGAAAATACTCCTTGTGCTGCGATCGCCGACCATGAAAAGAAACTTTACGGCGTTCAGTTCCATCCAGAGGTAGTGCATTCTATTGGCGGTATAGCATTAATCCGTAATTTTGTCTATCACATCTGCGATTGCGAACCTACTTGGACAACAGCTGCTTTTGTTGAAGAGGCAATTCGGGAAATTCGCGCCAGAGTTGGTGACAAGCGAGTGCTGTTGGCGTTGTCTGGTGGGGTGGATTCTTCTACCTTAGCCTTCTTGCTGTATAAAGCCATTGGCGATCAACTGACTTGCGTATTTATCGATCAAGGCTTTATGCGAAAGTATGAGCCAGAGCGATTGGTAAAGCTGTTCCAAGAGCAGTTTCACATTCCTGTAGAGTATGTTAATGCTCGCGATCGCTTTTTAGCTAAAGTTGCTGATATCACAGATCCTGAAGAAAAACGCCGCCGCATCGGACACGAATTTATTGCTGTATTTGAGGAAACATCCAAACGCCTTGGTCACTTTGACTATCTAGCTCAAGGGACTCTTTATCCAGATGTGATCGAATCTGCTGATACCAACGTTGATCCCCAAACTGGTGAGCGGGTAGCGGTGAAAATTAAGAGTCATCACAATGTTGGCGGTTTGCCCAAAGACCTAAGATTTAAGTTGGTGGAACCACTGCGGAAACTATTTAAAGATGAAGTCCGCAAAGTTGGGCGTTCCATTGGTTTACCAGAAGAAATTGTCCAACGGCAACCTTTTCCTGGGCCTGGTTTGGCAATTCGCATTCTAGGGGAAGTCACATCTGAGCGGTTAAATATTTTGCGCGATGCAGATTTAATTGTCCGGCAAGAAATTAACCAACGCGGCATGTATCATGATTTTTGGCAAGCATTTGCGGTATTGCTGCCAATTCGTAGTGTTGGCGTTATGGGGGATCAACGCACTTACGCTTACCCGATTGTTTTGCGGATTGTCACCAGTGAAGATGGCATGACTGCTGATTGGGCAAGAGTCCCTTACGATGTACTGGAAGTGATTTCCACTCGGATTGTGAATGAGGTAAAAGGAGTGAACCGGGTGGTTTATGACATCACCTCTAAGCCGCCTGGAACCATTGAATGGGAGTAA